TCGGATTTCCAGTTCGCTTTCTACGACGCAGGCTCGTACGTGCATTGCTTTTATATCGCGCCAAGGAATCTTTCTTGTGATCCATGTGATTTACGCCGCGTCGGGCGCACGACGCCATTTGGGGAATGGATCTGCTAAATGGGTCCATGCCTCGGGGGTGAAACTGTGCGCATCGTCGACAAGGGCGGCATCCAGCGCGGCAATGATCACCTCTTTTTCCAAACCGGCACCGATAAAGACCAACTCTTGACGGCGATCCCCAAATGGTTCTTGCCAATGTTGTTCAAGATAAGCTGTTGCTTGCGGGGTGTCTGGGCGCCGATCTAGGGGAACGGTGGCCCACCATACGCCAAGTGGCTTGATGCTTGTCATCGCACCAGCCAGTGAGAACTCAGCAAGCCAATCGGGCTGCGTGGCGACCCAAAAATGCCCCTTGGCACGAAGGACACCGGGGAGGGGCCCGTTGAGCGCTGCATGTAGCTTTTGCGGATCAAATGGCTTGCGTGCGCGATAAACGAAAGATGAAATTCCATATTCTTCTGTTTCGGGAATATGATCGGCAAAGCCATAGAGTTCTTTGGCCCACAATGGATTTTCTTGTGCCTTTTCAAAATCAAACAGACCAGTGTTGAAAATGCGGTCATGGGGCACTTTGCCGTAATCTGCCTCAATAATCTGTGCATCAGGGTTCAGCGCCACAACAATCTTACGCGCGGCATCAAGTTGCTCATGACTTGCATCCGTTGCCTTATTGAGCACGACCACATCGGCAAATTCGATCTGTTCCACCAGCAAATTGACCAAAGTGCGATCATCGTTTTCGCCCATGACTTCGCCGCGGTCTTTCAAAAAGTCATGGCTGGCGTAGTCTTTGAGTAAATTCACAGTGTCGACGACGGTGACCATCGTATCAAGGCGGGCCACATCTGACAGGCTCACGTCGTTCTCATCGCGAAAGTCAAACGTGGCGGCAACAGGCAGCGGTTCTGATATGCCTGTCGATTCAATCAGCAAATAATCGAACCGACCTTCGGCGGCGAGCCGCGTCACCTCTTGCAGCAAGTCATCCCGTAAAGTGCAGCAGATACATCCGTTGGTCATCTCTACGAGTTTTTCTTCTGTGTGGCTTAAACCTGCACCGCCATCTCGAATGATGTCTGCGTCGATATTAACTTCAGACATATCGTTCACGATGACTGCAACACGACGTCCGTCTCTGTTGCATAGAACTTCGTTGAGAAGAGTGGTTTTACCCGCACCGAGAAAGCCGGAGAGGACAGTAACTGGGAGACGTGTATCTTGGAGTGTCATGGTCTGTGGCCTAGCTTTTTAAATGTTCGTTTGGATCAAAACAACGCGCCAGAGCGGCCTCGCGCGTTGTTAACTCGGAGAGCGAGGTCTCCGAGTTTTGTGCGTGACTTAATGCGCCATCATCTCGTGTGCGATGTCTTCACCACTCATTTGAGCTGGGAAATAAGTTGGCCAGTTGGTCACTTCTGTCAGCAAAGCATCACGGTCGTTGCCCCAATAAAGGTGGTAGTGGTCTGCTTTTGTTGGAACAATATTGTGGTCGCTGAATTGAATTGATGTCGGCGCTTCAGCATCGCCGCCTGATTTTCTAAACAGATAGCGCACACCTTGGTTGCCAGATTCATATGTCAGGATTTCGTAACCATCGTCTTCGTACTCGCCCTGAATAGGCGTGCCATCGCGAAAGAACGTCACAGTAGAGGCATCGATCAAAATGCGTTCTACGTCAGTTTTATACCCAGTTTGGTAATACGCTTGGTATTCTTCGACGGTTTTTTCACCACTTTCAGCCTTGTGGGCCATGACAGCATCTAAAGTACCATCCTGTAGGTAAGGATAGATCGACTGCCAATCCGCCGCCCAATCGGACAAGGCGCGTGCTTGAACTTGGGATTCATCGATAAGAGCAACCTCTTCAGCTTGATGAGCGTGGGTGTGTGCTGTCGTTGTCTGAGCCGTCGCCGGTGTTGAAAAAGCGACCAGTGCGCCAATTGCGATGATGCCAGCTCGTTTGAGTGTTGTGCGTTTCATTATATGTCTCCAGTTTTTGCGACTCTTTTGTTATGTTATATCATAACATCACCTGAGTTACATGGATCAAATACATTTTGCAAGGCGTGTTGAAAATTGCTTGTGAGATTAAGCTTGGTAGTTAATGAACGTCACAGCGAAAGTCGGCTTCCGGCCCTTTATAGCAAGGAACATATTACTTTTGGCTTGTGCAAGCTAGGTGGCAGGCGTGCCAGCCTGTGGGTGTCTTGTACAAAGGCAAGTATTTATCAAGTCGAGCTCCCGCAACCTATACTGCCAAACAAGCCACCTTCGGGTGGCTTTCGTTGTTTTTGGGACTTTCCAATGGGTCTCAAAGCTCGCTTGGTGCCTACATGTCAGACCCTGTCGTTCTTCGTTTTGCCTCTCTTCACCCTCGTAGTCTTGCCAAAGTGCACGTGCATTCCATCCGTGAGTTTTTGACGGCAGTCTTGGTTGAAGTCGTGATTTAACCTGCATGGTGTATTGGCTTCTTGGCGGTCTCGTTCTTTCCACTGGACTTCATCCTCACGGGAAGCGTCACTGGCACGGCGCCGACGCATTTTTAAGGTGTCGCCGTTGCCGCCCGGACGCCGGGCTCTTCTCAGTACTAGGGGCGGAATTGGCCTGCTCCGGAACCGAAGCGGAGATATTCATGGATCAAGTTGCACAAGACCTAGCGCTCAAGGGGGGTGCAAAACTGCCTGCGACGCTTGCTCAAAGGAAGCAGAATAAAACCAAAAAGGACCGACTTATTGCGCTGTTGTCCAAACCAAATGGCCCAGGGGTGTCCGTTCTGTGTAAGGCGCTGTGCTGGCAGAAACACACGGTGCGGGCCGCGCTGTCAGGGCTGCGCAAACAGGGATTGGCAATAGAGACCGCGAGATCTGTGAAGGGCGATGAGGCGGTTTACACCCTCACAGTACAGTCAAAAGTAGAGATCCATTCATGAACGCAGCGCCACAAATCGGGGCGGACATTGTTCAAGACGACCCCTTGGCCGACCGTGCAACTTGCCTTGAAGTCTGGCGGCGGGTGTTTGATGCCCCACCCCCAAGCGGTTGTCTGTCGGGTTCTTGCGAAAGGCAATTAGCCATGAACAACAGTGCCAGAAACACGGGCGCGTACCAAAACAAACCCTGCGACGCCTGCGGGTAATGGCAAATGGCAAGGTGCCGAACACCTGCTCGACGTCCTCTCTGAAACCCGGTGCACATCTGATGCGGGAGTGGAACGGACGAACCTATCAGGTTGAGGTGGTCACGGAGGGCTTTGTGATGGACGGCCTGACCTATAAATCCCTGTCGGCTATCGCCAAACGCATCACGGGTGCGCACTGGTCTGGCCCGCGCTTCTTCGGGCTTGCGCAATGAAGCCCAAGATCCGCTGCGCGATTTATACCCGTAAATCCTCCGAAGACGGCCTTGAGCAGGAGTTCAACTCG
This Falsihalocynthiibacter arcticus DNA region includes the following protein-coding sequences:
- a CDS encoding GTP-binding protein — encoded protein: MTLQDTRLPVTVLSGFLGAGKTTLLNEVLCNRDGRRVAVIVNDMSEVNIDADIIRDGGAGLSHTEEKLVEMTNGCICCTLRDDLLQEVTRLAAEGRFDYLLIESTGISEPLPVAATFDFRDENDVSLSDVARLDTMVTVVDTVNLLKDYASHDFLKDRGEVMGENDDRTLVNLLVEQIEFADVVVLNKATDASHEQLDAARKIVVALNPDAQIIEADYGKVPHDRIFNTGLFDFEKAQENPLWAKELYGFADHIPETEEYGISSFVYRARKPFDPQKLHAALNGPLPGVLRAKGHFWVATQPDWLAEFSLAGAMTSIKPLGVWWATVPLDRRPDTPQATAYLEQHWQEPFGDRRQELVFIGAGLEKEVIIAALDAALVDDAHSFTPEAWTHLADPFPKWRRAPDAA
- a CDS encoding DUF2924 domain-containing protein: MRKAISHEQQCQKHGRVPKQTLRRLRVMANGKVPNTCSTSSLKPGAHLMREWNGRTYQVEVVTEGFVMDGLTYKSLSAIAKRITGAHWSGPRFFGLAQ
- a CDS encoding DUF3489 domain-containing protein; this translates as MDQVAQDLALKGGAKLPATLAQRKQNKTKKDRLIALLSKPNGPGVSVLCKALCWQKHTVRAALSGLRKQGLAIETARSVKGDEAVYTLTVQSKVEIHS
- a CDS encoding metal-binding protein ZinT — its product is MKRTTLKRAGIIAIGALVAFSTPATAQTTTAHTHAHQAEEVALIDESQVQARALSDWAADWQSIYPYLQDGTLDAVMAHKAESGEKTVEEYQAYYQTGYKTDVERILIDASTVTFFRDGTPIQGEYEDDGYEILTYESGNQGVRYLFRKSGGDAEAPTSIQFSDHNIVPTKADHYHLYWGNDRDALLTEVTNWPTYFPAQMSGEDIAHEMMAH